Proteins from a single region of Fundulus heteroclitus isolate FHET01 chromosome 12, MU-UCD_Fhet_4.1, whole genome shotgun sequence:
- the mapkapk5 gene encoding MAP kinase-activated protein kinase 5 isoform X2, with translation MTEDHNAEKFIKEASILDEYIINWTQKLGAGISGPVRVCVKKSTQERLALKILIDRPKARNEVRLHMMCANHPNIVQILEVYANTVQFPHESSPRARLLIVMEMMEGGELFHRISQHKHFTEKMASQVTKQISQALAHCHSLNIAHRDLKPENLLFKDNSLDAPVKLCDFGFAKIDQGDLTTPQFTPYYVAPQVLEAQRRHQKEKSGIIPTSPTPYTYNKSCDLWSLGVIIYIMLCGYPPFYSKHHSRTIPKDMRKKIMTGSFDFPEDEWSQISEMAKDIVRKLLKVKPEERLTIEGVLAHPWLNCTEALDNVLPSAQMMMDKAVVAGIQQAHAEQLANMRIQDMNVSLKPLNSVNNPILRKRKLLVPKPTDSFFIHDPENEGEDSNVALEKLRDVIAQCILPQAGENKDERLNEVMHEAWRFNRDCKLLRDGLQGLSWDGRSFSDKVDRLKLAEIVKQAIEEKTNLQDSH, from the exons ATGACTGAGGACCACAACGCAGAAAAGTTCATCAAG GAGGCCTCCATCTTGGACGAATACATCATCAACTGGACACAGAAGTTGGGGGCTGGGATCAGCGGACCTGTCAG AGTGTGTGTGAAGAAGTCGACTCAGGAACGCCTGGCCCTGAAAATCCTCATCGATCGCCCCAAGGCCAGAAATGAG GTGCGTCTTCACATGATGTGTGCCAACCACCCAAACATTGTGCAAATTCTGGAGGTGTACGCCAACACGGTCCAGTTCCCTCATGAGTCCAGTCCAAG aGCAAGACTCCTGATTGTTATGGAGATGATGGAGGGCGGCGAGCTCTTCCACAGAATCAGTCAGCACAAGCACTTTACTGAAAAGATGGCCAGTCAGGTAACCAAACAG ATCAGCCAAGCATTGGCTCATTGTCACTCCCTGAACATTGCACATCGCGACCTGAAGCCAGAGAACCTGCTCTTCAAAGATAACTCCCTG GACGCACCTGTGAAGTTGTGTGACTTTGGCTTTGCCAAAATCGATCAAGGAGACTTGACGACCCCTCAGTTTACTCCTTACTACGTAGCACCTCAG GTACTTGAGGCTCAAAGAAGACACCAGaaggaaaagtctggaattatACCTACCTCACCAACTCCTTACACGTATAACAAG AGCTGCGACTTGTGGTCGCTGGGTGTGATCATCTACATAATGCTGTGCGGCTATCCTCCGTTCTACTCGAAGCACCACAGCCGCACCATCCCTAAGGACATGAGGAAGAAGATCATGACGGGCAGCTTTGATTTCCCAGAAGATGAGTGGAGCCAGATCTCTGAGATGGCCAAGGACATTGTACGCAA GCTCCTGAAGGTAAAGCCAGAGGAGAGGCTGACGATTGAGGGAGTCTTGGCTCACCCCTGGCTGAACTGCACCGAGGCGCTGGACAACGTGCTGCCGTCTGCACAGATGATGATGGACAAA GCGGTAGTCGCAGGCATCCAGCAGGCCCACGCGGAGCAGCTCGCCAACATGAGAATTCAGGATATGAACGTCAGCCTGAAGCCTCTGAACTCTGTCAACAACCCAATCCTCAGGAAGCGGAAGCTGCTGGT CCCCAAGCCCACAGACAGTTTCTTCATTCACGACCCAGAAAACGAAGGGGAAGACTCGAACGTGGCGCTGGAGAAATTAAGAGATGTCATAGCACAGTGCATACTACCACAAGCTG GAGAGAACAAGGATGAGAGGTTAAATGAGGTGATGCACGAAGCCTGGAGGTTCAACAGAGACTGTAAGCTGCTGAGAGACGGCCTGCAGGGTCTCAGCTGGGATG
- the mapkapk5 gene encoding MAP kinase-activated protein kinase 5 isoform X1 produces the protein MTEDHNAEKFIKEASILDEYIINWTQKLGAGISGPVRVCVKKSTQERLALKILIDRPKARNEVRLHMMCANHPNIVQILEVYANTVQFPHESSPRARLLIVMEMMEGGELFHRISQHKHFTEKMASQVTKQISQALAHCHSLNIAHRDLKPENLLFKDNSLDAPVKLCDFGFAKIDQGDLTTPQFTPYYVAPQVLEAQRRHQKEKSGIIPTSPTPYTYNKSCDLWSLGVIIYIMLCGYPPFYSKHHSRTIPKDMRKKIMTGSFDFPEDEWSQISEMAKDIVRKLLKVKPEERLTIEGVLAHPWLNCTEALDNVLPSAQMMMDKCLLSADETIAVREVGEQKAVVAGIQQAHAEQLANMRIQDMNVSLKPLNSVNNPILRKRKLLVPKPTDSFFIHDPENEGEDSNVALEKLRDVIAQCILPQAGENKDERLNEVMHEAWRFNRDCKLLRDGLQGLSWDGRSFSDKVDRLKLAEIVKQAIEEKTNLQDSH, from the exons ATGACTGAGGACCACAACGCAGAAAAGTTCATCAAG GAGGCCTCCATCTTGGACGAATACATCATCAACTGGACACAGAAGTTGGGGGCTGGGATCAGCGGACCTGTCAG AGTGTGTGTGAAGAAGTCGACTCAGGAACGCCTGGCCCTGAAAATCCTCATCGATCGCCCCAAGGCCAGAAATGAG GTGCGTCTTCACATGATGTGTGCCAACCACCCAAACATTGTGCAAATTCTGGAGGTGTACGCCAACACGGTCCAGTTCCCTCATGAGTCCAGTCCAAG aGCAAGACTCCTGATTGTTATGGAGATGATGGAGGGCGGCGAGCTCTTCCACAGAATCAGTCAGCACAAGCACTTTACTGAAAAGATGGCCAGTCAGGTAACCAAACAG ATCAGCCAAGCATTGGCTCATTGTCACTCCCTGAACATTGCACATCGCGACCTGAAGCCAGAGAACCTGCTCTTCAAAGATAACTCCCTG GACGCACCTGTGAAGTTGTGTGACTTTGGCTTTGCCAAAATCGATCAAGGAGACTTGACGACCCCTCAGTTTACTCCTTACTACGTAGCACCTCAG GTACTTGAGGCTCAAAGAAGACACCAGaaggaaaagtctggaattatACCTACCTCACCAACTCCTTACACGTATAACAAG AGCTGCGACTTGTGGTCGCTGGGTGTGATCATCTACATAATGCTGTGCGGCTATCCTCCGTTCTACTCGAAGCACCACAGCCGCACCATCCCTAAGGACATGAGGAAGAAGATCATGACGGGCAGCTTTGATTTCCCAGAAGATGAGTGGAGCCAGATCTCTGAGATGGCCAAGGACATTGTACGCAA GCTCCTGAAGGTAAAGCCAGAGGAGAGGCTGACGATTGAGGGAGTCTTGGCTCACCCCTGGCTGAACTGCACCGAGGCGCTGGACAACGTGCTGCCGTCTGCACAGATGATGATGGACAAA TGCCTTTTAAGTGCCGATGAGACCATTGCTGTTAGAGAAGTGGGCGAGCAGAAG GCGGTAGTCGCAGGCATCCAGCAGGCCCACGCGGAGCAGCTCGCCAACATGAGAATTCAGGATATGAACGTCAGCCTGAAGCCTCTGAACTCTGTCAACAACCCAATCCTCAGGAAGCGGAAGCTGCTGGT CCCCAAGCCCACAGACAGTTTCTTCATTCACGACCCAGAAAACGAAGGGGAAGACTCGAACGTGGCGCTGGAGAAATTAAGAGATGTCATAGCACAGTGCATACTACCACAAGCTG GAGAGAACAAGGATGAGAGGTTAAATGAGGTGATGCACGAAGCCTGGAGGTTCAACAGAGACTGTAAGCTGCTGAGAGACGGCCTGCAGGGTCTCAGCTGGGATG